Proteins from a genomic interval of Clostridium scatologenes:
- a CDS encoding Crp/Fnr family transcriptional regulator, translated as MNDFLSVLSKCIIFKSFSKEDIKNMINNIDYRKKSFNKGEVVAVEGSDCSNLGIVITGSVEVQNIYESGKVVTITKIEESHIFGEVIIFSNQNVYPATIVSSSKTEILFISKENILKLCNLNFAFLNNFMTLLSNKILMLNKKLKNVSLQTIRQKISNLILEEHSKQKSLTLTLKCSRKEMAEQLGIPRPSLSRELVNMKDEGILNFEKNKIEILDLNLLENSLF; from the coding sequence ATGAATGATTTTTTATCAGTGTTAAGTAAATGTATAATTTTTAAAAGTTTTTCTAAAGAAGATATAAAAAATATGATAAATAATATAGACTATAGAAAAAAATCTTTTAACAAAGGAGAAGTTGTAGCTGTAGAAGGTTCTGATTGTTCAAATTTAGGAATTGTCATAACTGGAAGTGTTGAAGTACAAAATATTTATGAATCTGGAAAAGTAGTTACAATTACTAAAATAGAAGAATCACATATTTTTGGTGAAGTCATAATCTTTTCAAATCAAAATGTATATCCTGCAACTATTGTTTCTTCCTCCAAAACTGAAATTTTATTTATATCTAAAGAAAATATTTTAAAACTTTGTAATTTAAATTTTGCATTTTTAAACAATTTTATGACTCTTTTATCTAATAAAATATTAATGTTAAATAAAAAATTGAAAAATGTGTCACTGCAGACAATAAGACAAAAAATATCAAATTTGATTTTGGAGGAGCATTCAAAACAAAAAAGCTTAACTTTAACTTTGAAGTGTTCAAGAAAAGAAATGGCAGAACAATTAGGAATACCCCGTCCATCATTATCAAGAGAATTAGTTAATATGAAAGATGAGGGAATATTAAATTTTGAAAAAAATAAAATTGAAATTTTAGATTTAAATCTTTTAGAGAATAGTCTTTTTTAA
- a CDS encoding ATP-binding protein translates to MKRKIVSIDEKKCNRCGLCVEGCHEGAIELIDGKAKLVSDEYCDGLGDCLPQCPTGAIEIIERESKEYDEEAVKKRMAEKTNEKSSSKPMPCGCPGTMAKKIERKTLNVANTNVVKAKEISLDMPIQSQLSQWPVQLKLVNPNAQYFKNANLLVAADCTAYAYANFHNDFIKDHITVIGCPKLDDNEYYKEKLTEILKNNNIKSITVVRMEVPCCGGIISSIKEAMLQSQTIVPYKEVTVSSDGNIL, encoded by the coding sequence ATGAAAAGAAAAATAGTTAGCATAGATGAAAAAAAATGTAATAGATGTGGATTATGCGTTGAAGGCTGTCATGAAGGTGCTATTGAACTTATAGATGGTAAAGCTAAACTAGTAAGTGATGAATATTGTGATGGGCTTGGTGATTGCCTGCCTCAATGTCCAACTGGTGCAATAGAAATTATTGAAAGAGAAAGTAAAGAATATGATGAAGAAGCTGTAAAAAAGAGAATGGCTGAAAAAACAAATGAAAAATCTTCTTCGAAGCCAATGCCTTGCGGGTGTCCAGGAACTATGGCTAAAAAAATAGAAAGAAAAACTTTAAATGTTGCTAATACTAATGTTGTTAAAGCAAAAGAAATTAGTTTAGATATGCCTATACAATCTCAACTATCTCAATGGCCTGTTCAACTAAAATTAGTTAATCCTAATGCACAATATTTTAAAAATGCAAATCTTTTAGTTGCTGCTGATTGTACTGCTTATGCTTATGCAAACTTTCACAATGACTTTATTAAAGACCACATAACAGTAATTGGATGTCCAAAACTTGATGATAACGAATATTATAAAGAAAAATTAACAGAAATTCTAAAGAACAACAATATAAAAAGCATAACTGTAGTGAGAATGGAAGTTCCATGCTGTGGAGGTATTATAAGTTCTATAAAAGAAGCAATGCTCCAAAGCCAAACAATTGTACCTTATAAAGAAGTTACAGTTTCCAGCGATGGAAACATATTATAG
- a CDS encoding glycosyltransferase family 4 protein, with amino-acid sequence MLNLKKILHIIAQRPEKTGSGTYLQALIEQGEKKNYSQAVIAGIPANEPNEYFKTNIKFYPVLFETENLPFPVVGMTDIMPYKSTMYKNLNEDMINKWKNAFSKVLTKSVMEFKPDIIITHHLWILSAMVKEMFPFIKTIAICHGTDLRQMDLVPNFNNYVSKHCRNIDNILALHEDQKNEIIKKYQIDKNKITVVGVGFNPNIFYSNDTEKNMDKIKLIYAGKLNFAKGIPSLIKSYNKLDIDKNSIELILAGSGTGAQFKSIERMAEKSKLKITLKGSVPQKELSKLFRESHIFVFPSFFEGLPLVLTEALASGMLIVTTNLPGVKDFFGDYINKKGLIEYVKMPSLKSLDEPFEEDLPNFEKEFSKAIENQLEKIKNGNYKKDLIVKKVIDTMSWKGVFNNIENLFNS; translated from the coding sequence GTGTTAAATTTGAAAAAAATACTACATATAATAGCTCAAAGGCCTGAAAAGACAGGCAGTGGTACATATCTTCAAGCTTTAATAGAGCAAGGAGAAAAAAAAAACTATTCTCAAGCTGTAATAGCAGGCATCCCTGCAAATGAGCCTAATGAATATTTTAAGACAAATATTAAATTTTATCCTGTACTTTTTGAAACAGAAAATCTTCCTTTTCCTGTAGTAGGTATGACAGATATAATGCCTTATAAAAGTACTATGTATAAAAATTTAAATGAAGATATGATAAATAAATGGAAAAATGCTTTTTCCAAAGTACTTACAAAATCAGTAATGGAATTTAAACCTGATATAATAATAACTCATCATTTGTGGATACTTTCAGCAATGGTAAAAGAAATGTTTCCATTTATAAAAACAATAGCAATATGTCATGGTACAGACTTAAGGCAAATGGATTTAGTTCCTAATTTTAATAATTATGTATCTAAACATTGTAGAAATATAGATAATATACTTGCTCTACATGAAGATCAAAAAAATGAGATAATAAAAAAATATCAAATAGATAAAAATAAAATTACTGTAGTTGGCGTTGGATTCAATCCAAATATTTTCTATAGTAATGATACTGAAAAAAACATGGATAAAATAAAACTCATTTATGCTGGAAAATTAAATTTTGCAAAAGGAATTCCTTCTCTTATAAAATCTTACAACAAACTAGATATAGATAAAAATTCTATAGAGCTCATTTTAGCAGGCTCTGGAACAGGTGCCCAATTTAAATCCATTGAAAGAATGGCTGAAAAAAGTAAATTAAAAATAACACTTAAAGGCTCAGTTCCTCAAAAAGAATTGTCAAAGCTTTTTAGAGAAAGTCATATTTTTGTATTTCCATCATTTTTTGAAGGACTTCCTTTAGTATTAACTGAAGCCCTTGCATCTGGTATGTTAATAGTAACTACAAACTTGCCTGGTGTTAAAGATTTTTTTGGAGATTACATTAACAAAAAAGGTTTAATAGAATATGTTAAAATGCCTTCTCTAAAAAGTTTAGATGAACCTTTTGAAGAAGATTTACCTAACTTTGAAAAGGAATTTTCCAAGGCTATAGAAAATCAATTAGAAAAAATTAAAAATGGAAACTATAAAAAAGACCTAATAGTAAAAAAAGTTATAGATACTATGTCTTGGAAAGGTGTTTTTAATAATATAGAGAATTTATTTAATTCATAA
- a CDS encoding DUF4883 family protein, which produces MKKIWLYLSMSFIIAIIFVGCNYSFSNIMYNKNKPNNFYYTNLLAKDLTLETSYKCIALDTNLCKEKEIDSENKLIFKNMLKSLNKNNFIAKPKDLPSKPAYKIFFTFNKEKMVISVYNEKFISIYPWDGNYDMDYIDMNGVPISLNLYSLCKFIFN; this is translated from the coding sequence TTGAAAAAAATATGGCTTTACTTAAGTATGTCATTTATTATAGCTATTATATTCGTAGGATGCAATTATAGTTTTAGCAATATTATGTATAATAAGAATAAACCCAATAATTTTTATTATACTAATTTGTTAGCTAAAGATTTAACATTAGAAACTTCATATAAATGTATAGCTTTAGATACAAATTTGTGCAAAGAAAAGGAAATAGACAGTGAAAATAAGCTTATATTTAAGAATATGCTTAAATCACTTAATAAAAATAATTTTATTGCAAAACCTAAGGATTTACCAAGTAAACCTGCATATAAAATATTTTTTACGTTTAATAAAGAGAAAATGGTGATTAGTGTATATAATGAAAAATTTATTTCTATCTATCCTTGGGATGGCAACTATGACATGGATTATATAGACATGAATGGGGTTCCTATATCTTTAAACTTGTATTCGTTATGCAAATTTATATTCAATTAA
- a CDS encoding Cof-type HAD-IIB family hydrolase encodes MKYKIIASDMDGTLLNDNKNISNYNLAMINKATSLGVKFVIASGRVPATLKFYEETIGKNQPIICANGAIVLDHNKNIIYSNPISKNNLIKIIDILRNDKDTYYHFYDGDVFCSEQFEYSARKFYDFNRKVEKKYRMEIRLLKDAKDYIIKSNSNIDKIVVMDDDIKYLEYLRCKIDNLNGIETTKSELNNVEIMGIGSSKGNALKLLAKHYEIPVEQCIAIGNDENDISMISAAGIGISMINGKDSLKQYADYITKKDNNAGGIGEIIEKFILNI; translated from the coding sequence ATGAAATATAAAATAATAGCATCGGATATGGATGGAACACTATTAAATGATAATAAAAATATATCAAATTACAATTTAGCTATGATAAATAAGGCCACTTCCCTTGGAGTTAAATTTGTAATAGCTTCAGGACGGGTTCCTGCTACTTTAAAATTTTATGAAGAAACTATAGGAAAAAATCAACCTATAATTTGTGCTAATGGAGCTATAGTTCTTGATCATAACAAAAATATAATTTACTCAAACCCTATTTCTAAAAATAACCTAATAAAAATTATAGATATTTTAAGAAATGACAAAGATACATATTATCACTTTTATGATGGTGATGTTTTTTGTAGTGAACAATTTGAATACAGTGCAAGAAAATTTTATGATTTCAATAGAAAAGTAGAAAAAAAATACAGAATGGAAATAAGACTTCTAAAGGATGCTAAAGACTATATAATAAAAAGCAATTCAAACATAGATAAAATAGTAGTAATGGATGATGATATAAAATATTTAGAATATTTGAGATGCAAAATAGATAATTTAAACGGAATTGAAACCACAAAATCCGAATTAAATAATGTAGAAATAATGGGCATAGGAAGCTCTAAAGGTAATGCTTTAAAGCTTTTAGCCAAACATTACGAAATACCTGTAGAACAGTGTATAGCTATAGGAAATGATGAAAATGATATAAGTATGATAAGTGCTGCTGGTATTGGTATATCTATGATTAATGGAAAAGATTCATTAAAGCAATATGCAGATTATATAACGAAGAAAGATAATAATGCTGGTGGTATTGGTGAAATAATAGAAAAATTCATATTAAATATTTAA
- a CDS encoding threonine/serine exporter family protein, whose product MLINIFYTLIATLCFGVLSNIKGKNLIFASLGGGLSWSTYLISSSYFHISNIFSFFIASLLAAAYSEIMARVIKTPVTTFIICAMIPLVPGGGMYNTMFQSVQGNTKESLTLGLQTLYIAGTIAVGVFFISSIAKITTKFGKQNVSKTKQ is encoded by the coding sequence ATGTTGATTAATATTTTTTATACTTTAATAGCCACTTTATGCTTTGGAGTTTTATCTAATATAAAAGGGAAAAATTTAATTTTTGCTTCTCTAGGTGGAGGTTTAAGCTGGTCAACTTATCTAATATCATCTTCTTATTTTCATATTTCTAACATTTTTTCTTTTTTTATAGCTTCACTATTAGCTGCAGCGTATTCTGAAATTATGGCAAGAGTTATTAAAACACCAGTTACTACCTTTATTATATGTGCAATGATACCCCTTGTTCCTGGTGGAGGTATGTACAATACTATGTTTCAATCTGTACAGGGAAATACAAAAGAATCTTTGACATTAGGTCTTCAAACTTTATATATTGCAGGAACAATAGCTGTGGGAGTATTCTTTATATCTTCTATAGCAAAGATAACAACAAAGTTTGGTAAACAAAATGTTTCTAAGACTAAACAATAG
- a CDS encoding threonine/serine exporter family protein has product MDVNRILNVATYAGKIMLENGAEIYRVEETIVRICSVYGINGVDTFVTLTVIMASADQPYQQTLSIVKRIKKRTLNLEKISMVNDISRNIKNRGYTLEFIEDKLKNIDSMKPYSSKVNILFSGMVAAFFTLVYGGNMRDFSVAFIIGCLIRITSEKLNSLETNEFFINIINGALTALIALFTTHFGIAANSDKVIIGSIMLLVPGLAITNAIRDTIAGDLISGISRGIEAFLIAIAIASGTGVILKLWFNYFGGI; this is encoded by the coding sequence ATGGATGTTAATAGAATTTTAAACGTGGCAACTTATGCTGGTAAGATAATGCTAGAAAATGGAGCGGAAATTTATAGAGTTGAGGAAACAATAGTAAGAATATGTAGTGTTTATGGTATAAATGGAGTAGATACATTTGTAACCTTGACTGTTATAATGGCATCAGCTGATCAACCATATCAACAGACTTTATCAATTGTGAAAAGAATTAAGAAAAGAACTTTAAACTTAGAAAAAATATCTATGGTAAATGATATATCTCGTAATATAAAAAATAGAGGATATACATTGGAATTCATAGAAGATAAGTTGAAAAATATAGATTCTATGAAACCTTATAGCAGTAAGGTAAATATATTATTTTCAGGTATGGTAGCAGCATTTTTTACTTTAGTCTATGGTGGGAATATGAGAGATTTTTCAGTGGCTTTTATAATAGGATGTTTGATTAGGATAACATCTGAAAAGCTTAATTCACTGGAAACTAATGAGTTTTTTATAAACATTATAAATGGAGCTTTAACTGCACTAATAGCCTTATTTACTACGCATTTTGGCATTGCTGCAAACTCTGATAAAGTTATAATAGGATCTATTATGTTATTAGTTCCGGGACTTGCTATAACTAATGCCATTAGAGATACTATAGCAGGGGATTTAATATCAGGTATTTCAAGGGGAATTGAAGCTTTTTTAATTGCTATAGCTATAGCATCAGGCACAGGAGTTATTCTTAAACTGTGGTTTAATTATTTTGGAGGAATATAG
- the glyA gene encoding serine hydroxymethyltransferase, whose protein sequence is MNFKELEKTDKAVFDVIQKEQDRQEKGIELIASENFTSKSVMEAMGSFLTNKYAEGLPGKRYYGGCHVVDIVEDLARERMKKLFNAEYANVQPHSGSQANMAVYMSVLEPGDTVLGMDLTHGGHLTHGSKASFSGKLYNFISYGVNEKTERIDYDELRNLALKNKPKMIVSGASAYPREIDFKKIKDICDEVGAYMMVDMAHIAGIIAAGKHMSPVPYADFVTTTTHKTLRGPRGGAILCKEKYAKAIDKTVFPGVQSGPLMHIIAGKAVCFGEALKDDYKTYIDQVLKNCKVLGDELVKYGFRLVTGGTDNHLILIDLTNKNINGKDAEKLLDDVGITVNKNTIPFEKLSPFVTSGLRLGTPAVTTRGFKEEEMKKIAYFINYVIENRDKDLSEIKNQVCDLCDKYPIYK, encoded by the coding sequence ATGAATTTTAAAGAATTAGAAAAAACAGACAAAGCAGTTTTTGATGTTATTCAAAAAGAACAAGATAGACAAGAAAAAGGTATAGAGCTTATAGCTTCAGAAAACTTCACTAGTAAATCTGTTATGGAAGCTATGGGATCTTTTTTAACTAATAAATACGCAGAAGGATTACCTGGAAAGAGATATTATGGAGGTTGCCATGTTGTAGACATCGTGGAAGATTTAGCAAGAGAAAGAATGAAAAAATTATTTAATGCAGAATATGCTAATGTTCAACCTCATTCAGGTTCTCAAGCTAATATGGCTGTTTATATGAGCGTATTGGAACCTGGAGACACGGTACTTGGTATGGACTTAACCCATGGAGGACATTTGACTCATGGTAGTAAAGCTAGTTTTTCAGGTAAACTTTATAACTTTATATCTTATGGAGTAAACGAAAAAACTGAAAGAATAGATTATGATGAACTTAGAAATTTAGCACTAAAAAATAAGCCTAAAATGATAGTATCTGGTGCTAGTGCATATCCAAGAGAAATAGACTTCAAAAAAATAAAAGATATATGTGATGAAGTAGGCGCTTATATGATGGTAGATATGGCTCATATAGCAGGTATAATAGCTGCTGGAAAACATATGTCTCCAGTACCATATGCAGATTTTGTAACTACTACAACTCATAAAACTTTAAGAGGCCCAAGAGGTGGAGCTATACTTTGCAAAGAAAAATATGCAAAGGCAATAGATAAAACAGTTTTCCCTGGAGTTCAAAGTGGACCTTTAATGCACATAATAGCTGGTAAGGCAGTATGTTTCGGAGAAGCTCTTAAAGATGATTACAAAACATACATAGACCAAGTATTAAAAAATTGTAAAGTTCTTGGTGACGAACTTGTAAAATACGGATTTAGATTAGTTACTGGCGGAACAGACAATCATTTAATTTTAATAGATCTAACAAATAAAAATATAAATGGAAAAGATGCTGAAAAATTATTAGATGATGTTGGAATTACAGTTAATAAAAACACTATACCTTTTGAAAAACTAAGTCCTTTTGTAACTAGTGGATTAAGACTAGGAACACCTGCCGTGACTACAAGAGGCTTTAAAGAAGAAGAAATGAAGAAAATTGCTTATTTCATAAATTATGTAATAGAAAATAGAGATAAAGATTTAAGTGAAATAAAAAATCAAGTATGTGATTTATGTGATAAATATCCTATTTATAAATAA
- a CDS encoding phosphatase PAP2 family protein, which yields MKLLKKNLIPLTLMLLIPIETIIYGVLNNSLRGVHYLVTPIDNFIPFLKIFVIPYLLYYPFIGFTLIYLCFYYREVYYKTICSLLLGMLICYLVYFIFQTATPRPELQGNDFFTNVARFIYGKDNPFNCFPSIHVLTSYLMIKGIMKSGEKNLLIKASIWLVGLSIILSTQFIKQHVILDLISGIMLANVIYRMVDNFNLEIFPLWIRKLYSLDTTK from the coding sequence ATGAAATTATTGAAAAAAAACTTAATTCCTTTAACTTTAATGTTATTAATTCCAATAGAAACTATTATTTATGGAGTTCTTAATAATTCCTTAAGAGGAGTACACTATCTTGTAACCCCTATAGACAATTTTATACCTTTTCTAAAAATATTTGTTATACCTTATTTGTTGTATTATCCATTTATAGGATTTACCTTGATATACTTATGTTTTTATTATAGAGAAGTTTACTACAAAACTATATGCAGCTTACTTTTAGGTATGCTTATATGCTATCTCGTATATTTTATATTTCAAACTGCTACACCAAGGCCCGAATTGCAAGGAAATGACTTTTTTACAAATGTTGCAAGATTTATATATGGTAAAGACAACCCTTTTAATTGTTTTCCAAGTATACACGTTTTAACTAGTTATCTTATGATTAAAGGTATCATGAAAAGTGGAGAAAAAAATTTATTAATTAAAGCTTCTATATGGTTAGTAGGTTTGTCAATAATACTATCAACTCAATTTATTAAACAACATGTAATTTTAGATTTAATTTCTGGTATAATGCTAGCTAATGTTATTTATAGAATGGTAGATAATTTCAATTTAGAAATATTCCCTCTATGGATAAGAAAATTATATTCTTTAGATACCACCAAATAA
- a CDS encoding N-acetylmuramoyl-L-alanine amidase, producing the protein MSKFAIDPGHGDVNESLGGDGGAVGYLFEQDCALDIGNRVISKLKSLGYEAWNARPSIASSVTDSLQQRCDSAVSADYLVSIHLNLGGGKGSEVFAMSSSGNNLASSVLNSLISLGFINRGVKDGSGLYVIKHSKPVAILIEVCFVDTKSDADLYNQLGSDTIANAIVYGLTGREVLNSNMSSDFIKSIQHDLQRVSCLELGENNVTGKLDNKTKQAITQFRYIVDLPSGNSIDNALVNALNIIISKPTIGVGWPFNPILIKFIKWYIGIAPKNELWDSNTVEKVKEWQVKAGIWSAQGADGVIREKDWDKVLK; encoded by the coding sequence ATGAGTAAATTTGCAATAGATCCTGGACATGGAGATGTAAATGAAAGCTTAGGTGGAGATGGTGGTGCAGTCGGTTATCTATTTGAACAGGATTGCGCTTTAGATATAGGAAACAGAGTTATATCCAAGTTAAAATCATTAGGCTATGAAGCATGGAATGCAAGACCTTCTATTGCTTCAAGTGTTACAGATAGTCTACAGCAAAGATGCGATAGTGCTGTTAGTGCAGATTATTTAGTTTCAATACACTTAAATTTGGGTGGAGGAAAAGGTAGTGAAGTTTTTGCAATGAGTTCTTCAGGAAATAATTTAGCTAGCAGTGTATTAAATTCACTAATATCTTTAGGTTTCATCAATAGAGGTGTTAAAGATGGCAGTGGTTTGTATGTAATAAAGCACAGTAAACCAGTTGCCATATTGATAGAAGTATGTTTTGTAGATACTAAAAGTGATGCGGACTTATATAATCAGTTGGGGTCAGATACAATAGCTAATGCAATAGTTTATGGACTTACAGGACGAGAAGTCTTAAATAGCAATATGAGTTCTGATTTTATTAAATCTATTCAGCATGATTTGCAAAGAGTTAGCTGCCTTGAACTGGGAGAAAATAATGTTACTGGAAAACTAGATAATAAAACTAAACAAGCTATAACTCAATTTAGATATATAGTTGATCTACCTAGTGGAAATAGTATAGATAATGCTCTTGTTAATGCATTGAATATAATAATTAGCAAACCAACTATAGGGGTAGGATGGCCTTTCAATCCTATACTTATTAAGTTTATAAAATGGTATATTGGTATAGCACCTAAAAATGAATTATGGGATTCTAATACAGTTGAAAAAGTTAAGGAATGGCAAGTTAAAGCTGGAATATGGAGTGCTCAAGGAGCAGATGGAGTAATAAGAGAAAAGGATTGGGATAAAGTTTTAAAATAA
- a CDS encoding helix-turn-helix transcriptional regulator codes for MKNKIKQLRENFNLTQQDLAEKVDVSRQTIISLENEKYNPSIFLAYKIAKTFNLSIEEIFIFEEEEF; via the coding sequence TTGAAAAATAAAATAAAGCAGTTAAGAGAAAACTTTAACCTTACACAACAAGATCTAGCTGAAAAAGTTGATGTATCTAGACAAACAATTATTTCTTTAGAAAATGAAAAGTATAATCCTTCTATTTTTCTTGCTTACAAAATAGCTAAAACTTTTAATTTATCCATTGAAGAAATATTTATATTTGAAGAGGAGGAATTTTAA
- the ltrA gene encoding group II intron reverse transcriptase/maturase gives MKNTKKCENSRQLHIEGYLQKDRVELKEYVGAPSISLTLEKGRNTKSKYDSELLERIIDRNNLNEAFRRVKANKGSHGTDGMKIDELLQYLKENGASLRQSLLEGSYKPNPVRRVEIPKPDGKKRPLGIPTAVDRVIQQAIAQVLSPIFEQKFSDNSYGFRPNRSAHQAILKCKEYMDEGYKWAVDIDLEKYFDTVNHDKLIGLVYKEIKDVRVISLIRKYLQAGVMEKGTFNTTEKGVPQGGNLSPLLSNIMLNELDMELEKRGLHFCRYADDCNIYVKTRKAALRVMVSISKFIEEDLKLKVNKDKSKVDRPWKLKYLGFTFYPKKGEMGIRVHENSIKKLKAKLKEVTGRSNAMGMKLRSIKLRQIIVGWVNYFKLADMRSTLKILDEWLRRRIRLCYWKQWKKIKTRHDNLKKLGINEYKSWEYANTRKGYWRISNSPILTRTLSNRYLKEQGFITLTEKYLSLGNSY, from the coding sequence TTGAAGAACACAAAGAAATGTGAAAACAGCAGACAACTTCATATAGAAGGTTACCTACAAAAAGATAGAGTGGAACTCAAAGAATATGTAGGAGCGCCGAGCATTTCATTGACGTTGGAAAAAGGACGGAACACCAAAAGTAAATACGATAGTGAATTGCTAGAGAGGATTATTGATAGAAACAATCTCAATGAAGCATTTAGGAGAGTTAAAGCCAATAAAGGTAGCCATGGAACTGATGGAATGAAGATAGATGAACTTCTACAGTACCTAAAAGAAAATGGCGCCAGCCTTCGGCAATCACTATTAGAAGGTAGTTATAAACCCAACCCTGTAAGGAGAGTAGAAATACCTAAACCTGATGGAAAGAAGCGACCACTAGGAATACCGACAGCTGTAGACCGAGTAATACAACAAGCTATCGCTCAAGTCCTAAGTCCAATATTTGAACAAAAATTTTCAGATAATAGCTATGGATTTAGACCAAATAGAAGTGCACACCAAGCAATTCTAAAATGTAAAGAATACATGGATGAAGGTTATAAGTGGGCTGTGGATATTGATTTGGAAAAATATTTTGATACCGTAAATCATGACAAACTGATAGGCTTAGTTTATAAAGAAATAAAAGATGTTAGAGTAATATCACTCATAAGAAAATATCTACAAGCAGGAGTTATGGAAAAGGGTACATTTAATACCACAGAAAAAGGTGTACCACAAGGTGGCAACCTATCTCCACTTTTAAGCAACATTATGCTAAATGAACTAGACATGGAACTAGAAAAGAGAGGACTGCACTTTTGTAGATATGCTGACGACTGTAATATCTACGTAAAAACAAGGAAAGCAGCACTTCGAGTGATGGTAAGTATATCAAAATTTATAGAAGAGGATTTGAAACTTAAAGTCAATAAAGACAAAAGTAAGGTCGATAGACCGTGGAAGCTGAAATATTTAGGGTTTACATTTTATCCAAAGAAAGGTGAAATGGGAATAAGGGTACATGAAAACTCAATTAAGAAGCTTAAAGCTAAACTAAAAGAAGTAACAGGAAGAAGTAATGCTATGGGCATGAAACTTCGCTCAATTAAGCTAAGGCAAATTATAGTTGGATGGGTTAATTATTTTAAATTAGCTGATATGAGAAGTACGCTTAAAATCTTAGATGAGTGGCTAAGACGGAGAATTCGTTTATGCTATTGGAAGCAATGGAAGAAAATTAAAACAAGACATGATAATCTTAAAAAGCTTGGCATAAATGAATATAAATCTTGGGAATATGCAAATACAAGAAAAGGCTATTGGAGAATATCCAACAGCCCTATTTTAACAAGAACACTATCTAATAGATACCTTAAAGAACAAGGATTTATAACATTAACTGAAAAGTATTTATCATTAGGCAATTCCTATTGA
- a CDS encoding alpha/beta-type small acid-soluble spore protein, translated as MSNNNKVLVPQAKEGLNKFKMESAAEVGVTLKDGYNGDLTAREAGSIGGNMVKKMVEAYEKGL; from the coding sequence ATGTCAAACAATAATAAAGTTTTAGTACCACAAGCTAAAGAAGGATTAAACAAATTTAAAATGGAATCAGCTGCTGAAGTTGGTGTAACATTAAAAGATGGATACAATGGAGATTTAACTGCAAGAGAGGCTGGATCAATAGGTGGAAACATGGTCAAAAAAATGGTAGAAGCTTATGAAAAAGGGCTATAA
- a CDS encoding helix-turn-helix domain-containing protein, producing MPIIVNLDVMMAKRKISLSDLAERVGITNANLSILKNNKAKAVRFSTLEAICKELNCQPGDILEYSVKNQGEDDLNVTK from the coding sequence ATGCCTATTATAGTTAATTTAGATGTAATGATGGCTAAAAGAAAAATATCTTTATCAGATCTAGCTGAAAGAGTTGGTATTACAAATGCCAATTTATCTATATTAAAAAATAACAAAGCAAAAGCTGTTAGATTCTCTACTTTGGAAGCTATATGCAAAGAATTAAATTGTCAACCAGGGGATATTTTGGAGTATTCTGTAAAAAACCAAGGCGAAGATGATTTAAATGTTACGAAGTAA